One stretch of Halapricum desulfuricans DNA includes these proteins:
- a CDS encoding phenylalanine--tRNA ligase subunit alpha: MKLPETQVAVVEAASATEARTVESLADELDHKPESITRAVFELEDSGLLDVLESTEESVSLTDEGRTYLEDGLPEIRLYEAALETADGDPVEMGEVIGASGLEGGAVDIALSNLARKGYGEIDSGEISPDPDADPDADEEVTALEAIESGDADLVAEDTLDQLERRGLIERSEWTVRSVQLTDEGVTALMEGIEVAEAVDRLTSELLTSGEWRDAEFSEYNVAADAPEIDGGKHHPLRAMAERVKDVLVGMGFEEMQGPHADAEFWINDCLFMPQDHPARTHWDQFALDVPPMGELPDGVRERVEGAHREGVGEDGEGYHSPWGEEMARQIDLRGHTTSLSARYLSGIAEGDLEPPQRYFSIEKAYRNDEIDATHLLEFFQIEGWVMAEDLSVRDLMGTFTEFYEQFGITDLQFKPTYNPYTEPSFELFGEHPVTGEVVEIGNSGIFRPEMLEPLGVDCDVMAWGLALERLMMLVTGAEDIRDVHGTLVDLDYLRTEEVRY; encoded by the coding sequence ATGAAACTCCCGGAAACGCAGGTCGCGGTCGTCGAGGCCGCGAGCGCGACCGAAGCACGGACAGTCGAATCGCTCGCCGACGAACTTGATCACAAACCGGAATCGATCACCCGTGCGGTCTTCGAACTCGAAGACAGCGGGCTGCTGGACGTGCTCGAATCGACCGAGGAATCGGTCTCGCTGACCGACGAGGGACGGACATACCTTGAGGACGGGCTCCCCGAGATACGGCTGTACGAGGCCGCACTCGAGACCGCGGACGGCGACCCCGTCGAGATGGGGGAGGTCATCGGCGCGTCCGGTCTCGAGGGCGGAGCCGTCGACATCGCGCTGTCGAACCTCGCCCGGAAGGGCTACGGCGAGATCGACAGCGGCGAGATCTCGCCCGATCCCGACGCCGACCCGGACGCCGACGAGGAGGTCACAGCCCTGGAAGCGATCGAGAGCGGTGACGCCGACCTCGTGGCCGAGGACACGCTCGACCAGCTCGAGCGACGCGGGCTGATCGAGCGCTCCGAGTGGACGGTTCGATCGGTACAACTCACCGATGAGGGCGTGACGGCGCTGATGGAGGGAATCGAGGTCGCCGAGGCAGTCGATCGGCTCACCTCCGAGCTGCTCACAAGCGGCGAGTGGCGCGACGCGGAGTTCAGCGAGTACAACGTCGCGGCCGACGCGCCCGAGATCGACGGGGGAAAACACCACCCGCTGCGGGCGATGGCCGAGCGCGTCAAGGACGTGCTGGTCGGGATGGGCTTCGAGGAGATGCAGGGCCCACACGCTGACGCCGAGTTCTGGATCAACGACTGTCTGTTCATGCCCCAGGACCACCCCGCCCGCACCCACTGGGACCAGTTCGCCCTGGACGTGCCGCCGATGGGAGAGCTCCCCGACGGCGTTCGCGAGCGCGTCGAAGGCGCTCACCGCGAGGGCGTCGGCGAGGACGGCGAGGGCTATCACTCCCCGTGGGGCGAGGAGATGGCCCGCCAGATCGACCTGCGCGGGCACACGACCTCGCTGTCGGCCCGGTATCTCTCGGGGATCGCCGAGGGCGACCTCGAGCCGCCACAGCGGTACTTCTCTATCGAGAAAGCCTACCGAAACGACGAGATCGACGCCACCCACCTGCTTGAGTTCTTCCAGATCGAGGGCTGGGTGATGGCCGAGGACCTGTCCGTGCGTGACCTGATGGGCACGTTCACGGAGTTCTACGAGCAGTTCGGGATCACCGACCTGCAGTTCAAGCCCACCTACAACCCCTACACTGAGCCGAGCTTCGAGCTGTTCGGCGAACACCCCGTTACGGGCGAGGTCGTCGAGATCGGCAACTCCGGGATCTTCCGCCCGGAGATGCTCGAGCCGCTGGGCGTCGACTGTGACGTGATGGCCTGGGGGCTGGCCCTGGAGCGGCTGATGATGCTGGTGACCGGCGCGGAGGACATCCGCGACGTCCACGGGACGCTCGTGGATCTTGACTATCTGCGGACCGAGGAGGTGCGTTACTGA
- a CDS encoding rhomboid family intramembrane serine protease, translating to MVSLAVAALLVTLSVAAGTVLYYGGWERWRALTADRLVYGIPWGTLIAVALVTAFYLLAQNGLTDWGDPLTLPFVSWSYFYPLGVVSSGFAHGSPAHLVSNMTGTLAFGLVAEYAWGHYPPARRDRDSLLAGDGGWRSRPRVRIALVPAAMFGVALLTGVFSMGPGLGFSGAVFAVAGFAVVTKPRAAIGAVVGSSALDVLYQAVVNPVVTGSISAGGPSPPSWASIAFQAHMLGFAVGAVAAIALLRSRRQQLPPARLFLGTAGFGLALSLWLLVFPGEDVFYLYRAVGVIVVTVLAGLVTVAVSGSDRSIPRLVAIGWLVLLALPFALLAGVLAFSLVVSVSGLVPEVGGIAPFMALLVLAVVVLAVPAIPTALRGQDTRWSSHRNVALLGLGTVGLLLVVPGLLYGPITVDTDSVTDTGEVTVGDYLVTYEEDAAPGQTLLLLDVENATETTQDGLIVASESRSIWTVAERAESIAFDGEASVNVGGLGWRETVRADRTGWDVTGNESAYAVDLTVDGETTRSFATDPVQADVTIDDHRIGVVPTDDGFEVRVTRDDVTVGTAAIPETNETATVGPLTVRTKADDGSTAVVVASDGTSVTVAERETYE from the coding sequence ATGGTCTCGCTGGCTGTCGCCGCCCTTCTGGTGACGCTGAGCGTCGCTGCGGGCACGGTCCTCTACTACGGCGGGTGGGAGCGGTGGCGCGCGCTCACGGCGGATCGACTCGTCTACGGGATTCCGTGGGGAACCCTGATCGCCGTCGCGCTGGTCACGGCGTTTTACCTGCTGGCACAGAACGGCCTCACCGACTGGGGCGATCCCCTGACACTGCCCTTCGTCTCGTGGTCGTACTTCTACCCGCTCGGCGTGGTGAGTTCGGGGTTCGCCCACGGTTCGCCGGCCCATCTCGTCAGCAACATGACCGGGACGCTGGCGTTCGGGCTCGTCGCGGAGTACGCCTGGGGACACTACCCGCCGGCCAGGCGCGACCGCGACTCGCTTCTGGCCGGCGACGGCGGCTGGCGGTCTCGTCCCCGCGTGCGGATCGCGCTCGTCCCCGCCGCGATGTTCGGCGTCGCGCTGCTGACGGGCGTCTTCTCGATGGGGCCGGGACTGGGCTTTTCGGGCGCGGTCTTCGCGGTCGCGGGCTTTGCGGTCGTGACGAAGCCGCGAGCCGCGATCGGTGCCGTCGTGGGCTCGAGCGCGCTGGACGTCCTCTATCAGGCGGTCGTGAACCCGGTCGTCACCGGGTCGATTTCGGCCGGCGGGCCGTCACCGCCGTCGTGGGCGTCGATCGCGTTTCAGGCGCACATGCTCGGGTTCGCCGTCGGCGCGGTGGCGGCGATCGCGCTCCTCCGGTCGCGCCGACAGCAGCTCCCGCCCGCCCGGCTGTTTCTCGGTACCGCGGGCTTCGGACTCGCGCTATCGCTGTGGTTGCTCGTCTTCCCCGGCGAAGACGTCTTCTACCTGTATCGCGCCGTCGGCGTGATCGTCGTCACCGTGCTGGCCGGGCTGGTGACGGTCGCGGTCTCGGGTAGCGACCGGTCGATCCCGCGGCTGGTCGCGATCGGCTGGCTGGTTCTCCTGGCGCTCCCGTTCGCGCTTCTCGCCGGCGTCCTCGCGTTCTCGCTGGTGGTTTCGGTCTCCGGACTCGTGCCGGAAGTCGGCGGTATCGCGCCCTTCATGGCACTGCTCGTGCTCGCGGTCGTCGTGCTCGCCGTCCCCGCGATTCCGACCGCACTCCGGGGGCAGGACACCCGGTGGTCGAGCCACCGGAACGTCGCGCTGCTCGGCCTCGGGACGGTCGGACTCCTATTGGTCGTTCCGGGCCTGCTCTACGGCCCGATCACCGTCGATACTGACTCGGTGACCGACACGGGCGAGGTGACGGTCGGCGACTACCTGGTGACCTACGAGGAAGACGCCGCTCCCGGGCAGACGCTGCTCCTGCTGGACGTCGAGAACGCCACGGAGACGACCCAGGACGGGCTGATCGTCGCCAGCGAGTCCCGAAGCATCTGGACGGTCGCCGAGCGGGCGGAATCGATTGCATTCGACGGGGAAGCGAGCGTCAACGTCGGCGGGCTCGGCTGGCGCGAGACCGTCCGCGCCGACCGGACTGGCTGGGACGTCACCGGCAACGAGTCGGCCTACGCGGTCGATCTGACCGTCGACGGCGAGACGACGCGCTCGTTCGCGACTGATCCAGTGCAGGCGGACGTGACGATCGACGACCACCGGATCGGGGTCGTCCCCACTGACGACGGGTTCGAAGTGCGTGTCACCCGAGACGATGTAACGGTCGGCACGGCAGCGATCCCCGAAACCAACGAGACCGCGACGGTCGGGCCGCTGACGGTCCGGACCAAAGCCGACGACGGATCGACCGCTGTCGTGGTCGCCTCCGACGGGACGAGCGTGACCGTCGCCGAAAGAGAGACGTACGAATAG
- a CDS encoding DUF5518 domain-containing protein, producing MSASTAETTVKQRRPDEPLARFVEWFVTGMLVLGGLAVAAIGLAVYGGADRAWIAQLVAEGRIESAELTNAELIDVTYALAWWLGIGLLVTGLLLVLAGIGFLAYRRRARARRVDEADGIASPDTLTNAVAGGIVTVLTSFVPFSPVVGGLVSGYLQATDRTDGIRVGAYAGLVVAAPLALLLLFLVGAAAVVATELSLAVPALVGIAGLTVGLLVAVAYLVGLSALGGYLGVAVSERTTDADAGL from the coding sequence ATGTCAGCATCCACAGCGGAGACGACAGTAAAGCAGCGCCGACCGGACGAGCCCCTGGCTCGATTCGTCGAGTGGTTCGTCACCGGCATGCTAGTCCTCGGCGGCCTGGCGGTCGCCGCCATCGGGCTGGCCGTCTACGGGGGCGCCGACCGGGCGTGGATCGCCCAGCTCGTCGCGGAGGGGCGAATCGAGTCGGCCGAGCTCACGAACGCGGAACTGATCGACGTCACCTACGCCCTCGCGTGGTGGCTCGGTATCGGCCTGCTGGTGACGGGGCTCCTGCTGGTCCTCGCCGGGATCGGGTTCCTGGCGTATCGCCGCCGCGCCCGGGCGCGACGTGTGGACGAGGCGGACGGCATCGCGTCGCCCGACACCCTGACGAACGCCGTCGCCGGCGGTATCGTGACCGTGCTCACGTCGTTCGTGCCGTTCTCGCCGGTCGTCGGCGGACTCGTCTCGGGGTATCTCCAGGCGACCGACCGGACGGACGGCATCCGCGTGGGCGCCTACGCCGGGCTGGTCGTCGCCGCGCCGCTCGCGTTGCTGCTCCTGTTCCTTGTCGGCGCTGCCGCCGTCGTCGCCACGGAACTGTCCCTGGCCGTGCCGGCACTCGTCGGCATTGCCGGACTGACCGTCGGCCTGCTCGTCGCCGTCGCGTACCTCGTAGGCCTGAGCGCGCTCGGCGGCTACCTTGGGGTCGCGGTGAGCGAGCGAACGACCGACGCCGATGCTGGGCTCTGA
- a CDS encoding redox-regulated ATPase YchF — MSYRIGLVGKPSVGKSTFFNAATMNDVPEGAYPFTTIDPSVGEAYVRVECAAPEFGHTCTPNHGYCADGVRFVPTKLVDVAGLVPGAHEGKGLGNQFLSDLNETDVLVHVVDFTGETDLEGEPTDDHDPREDIDFLENELDMWYLDVLEKGIDRYHTGYHGAERDIEADLAEQLSAFGITEDEIKQVILALDLALDPDTWDAADREALAREIRIRTKPMVVAANKMDTGAAQDNWERVTADPDYDHLTFVPVSAHAEKALKQGDERGVLEYRPGDADFEVTADLPAEKAAGLERIREFVDAYGGTGVQEVLETALFEELGAIAVFPGASSPQDDGTFLQDCFVLPDGSTAEDFAYFLHSDIGDGFLHAHDVRSGRQVGADAELDHRDVIEITTTN, encoded by the coding sequence ATGAGCTATCGGATCGGTCTCGTGGGCAAGCCCTCGGTGGGCAAGTCCACGTTCTTTAACGCCGCGACGATGAACGACGTCCCCGAAGGGGCCTATCCCTTCACGACGATCGACCCCTCGGTGGGCGAGGCGTACGTCCGCGTCGAGTGTGCCGCCCCGGAGTTCGGCCACACCTGCACGCCCAACCACGGCTACTGCGCCGACGGCGTCCGGTTCGTCCCGACGAAACTGGTCGACGTGGCCGGACTCGTCCCCGGTGCCCACGAGGGGAAGGGGCTGGGCAACCAGTTCCTCTCGGACCTGAACGAGACCGACGTGCTCGTCCACGTGGTCGATTTCACCGGCGAGACCGACCTCGAGGGCGAGCCGACTGACGATCACGATCCCCGCGAGGATATCGATTTCCTGGAGAACGAACTCGACATGTGGTATCTCGACGTCCTGGAGAAGGGGATCGATCGCTATCACACGGGCTATCACGGCGCGGAGCGGGACATCGAGGCCGATCTGGCCGAGCAACTGTCGGCGTTCGGGATCACCGAAGACGAGATCAAGCAGGTCATCCTCGCGCTGGATCTGGCGCTCGATCCCGACACCTGGGACGCGGCCGACCGGGAGGCGCTGGCCCGCGAGATCAGGATCCGGACCAAACCGATGGTAGTCGCGGCCAACAAGATGGACACCGGGGCCGCACAGGACAACTGGGAGCGAGTCACGGCCGATCCCGACTACGACCACCTCACCTTCGTCCCCGTCTCGGCGCACGCCGAGAAGGCGCTGAAGCAGGGCGACGAGCGGGGCGTGCTCGAGTATCGGCCCGGCGACGCGGACTTCGAGGTGACAGCGGACCTCCCCGCGGAGAAAGCCGCCGGGCTCGAACGGATCCGGGAGTTCGTCGACGCCTACGGCGGCACCGGCGTCCAGGAGGTGCTGGAAACGGCGCTGTTCGAGGAACTCGGCGCGATCGCCGTCTTCCCGGGCGCGAGCAGCCCGCAGGACGACGGCACGTTCCTGCAGGACTGTTTCGTCCTCCCGGACGGCTCGACCGCCGAGGACTTCGCGTACTTCCTCCACTCCGACATCGGCGACGGCTTTCTCCACGCTCACGACGTCCGCTCCGGGCGCCAGGTCGGTGCCGACGCGGAACTCGACCACCGAGACGTGATCGAGATCACGACGACGAACTAG
- a CDS encoding ABC transporter ATP-binding protein yields MGPDIELTGLTKHFGDVIALDGVDLTVETGEIFGFLGPNGAGKSTTIDTLLDFVRPTAGSARVLGMDAQEDTLEIRRRTGVLPDAYQVYGRLTGRQHVQFAIDSKGTDDDPLALLERVGIADAADRPAGGYSKGMRQRLVLAMALVGEPEILILDEPSTGLDPNGAREMRQLIREENERGATVFFSSHILEQVEAICDRVAILNEGRIVTVDTIEGLRDTAGTATQLTIRVDAVPEDSVGAIEMLEGVHSVTATGTTVTVRIEDGSKTAILDVLESAGAEVLDFSTAETSLEELFAQFTTEPRREAADAMQDTAVQPDAEDDSAEVAR; encoded by the coding sequence ATGGGACCTGATATTGAACTCACAGGATTGACCAAGCACTTCGGTGACGTGATCGCGCTCGACGGCGTCGATCTCACCGTCGAGACGGGCGAGATTTTCGGCTTTCTCGGGCCCAACGGGGCCGGCAAGTCGACGACGATCGACACCTTGCTGGACTTCGTCCGCCCGACGGCCGGCTCGGCGCGCGTCCTCGGGATGGACGCTCAGGAAGACACCCTCGAGATCCGGCGACGGACCGGCGTCCTGCCGGACGCCTACCAGGTCTACGGCCGCCTGACCGGTCGCCAGCACGTCCAGTTCGCGATCGACTCCAAGGGGACCGACGACGATCCGCTGGCCCTGCTGGAACGGGTCGGTATCGCCGACGCGGCCGACCGGCCCGCCGGCGGCTACTCCAAGGGGATGCGCCAGCGGCTCGTCCTCGCGATGGCGCTGGTCGGCGAACCCGAGATCCTGATTCTCGACGAGCCCTCGACCGGGCTGGACCCCAACGGGGCCCGCGAGATGCGCCAGCTCATCCGCGAGGAGAACGAACGCGGTGCGACGGTGTTCTTCTCCTCGCACATCCTCGAACAGGTCGAGGCCATCTGCGATCGCGTCGCGATCCTCAACGAGGGCCGGATCGTCACCGTCGACACCATCGAGGGACTGCGCGACACCGCCGGGACGGCCACGCAACTGACGATCCGCGTCGACGCCGTGCCCGAGGACTCGGTCGGGGCTATCGAGATGCTCGAGGGCGTCCACAGCGTGACCGCCACCGGGACGACCGTCACCGTCCGGATCGAGGACGGGAGCAAGACCGCGATCCTCGACGTGCTCGAATCCGCGGGCGCGGAGGTGCTGGACTTCTCGACTGCCGAGACTTCACTGGAAGAACTGTTCGCGCAGTTCACCACTGAACCCCGGCGTGAGGCCGCCGACGCTATGCAGGATACTGCAGTCCAGCCGGACGCCGAGGACGACTCCGCGGAGGTGGCCCGATGA
- a CDS encoding ABC transporter permease subunit has product MSWAVVARKDFNDARRSRSLWALSATFLLLALLFAGLYAFVPEVTADEEVSTLGLMTFLSAPVALFVAVAALVVAYKSIAGEAESGSGKLLLSLPHTRADVVLGKVVGRSLVLTIPVLVGLVAMLAVVFVGDVSFSAVDYVLFGLVTMLFVLVYVAFYVGISASTTSTARAATLSVLALVFLEFAWDIVPLGAWFVANGFQVPPGLFSGAPMPDWVAFLASMPPSSAYLNAVGGVLTGSMSGAGPWYLSQWASLVVLGIWGIVPVVVGYLRYDRADL; this is encoded by the coding sequence ATGAGCTGGGCCGTCGTCGCGCGCAAGGACTTCAACGACGCTCGCCGGTCGCGCTCGCTGTGGGCGCTCTCTGCGACGTTCCTCCTGCTGGCGTTGCTGTTCGCCGGCCTCTACGCGTTCGTTCCCGAGGTCACGGCAGACGAGGAGGTTTCCACGCTCGGGCTGATGACGTTCCTGTCGGCTCCCGTGGCGCTTTTCGTCGCCGTTGCGGCGCTCGTCGTCGCCTACAAGTCGATCGCCGGTGAAGCCGAGTCCGGCTCGGGCAAGCTCCTGTTGAGCCTGCCTCACACCCGCGCTGACGTCGTCCTCGGAAAGGTCGTCGGCCGCTCGCTCGTGCTGACGATTCCCGTCCTGGTCGGGCTGGTCGCGATGCTCGCCGTCGTCTTTGTCGGCGACGTGAGCTTCTCGGCCGTCGACTACGTCCTGTTCGGCCTGGTGACGATGCTGTTCGTGCTGGTCTACGTGGCCTTCTACGTCGGTATCTCGGCCAGTACCACCTCGACCGCCAGGGCAGCCACGCTCAGCGTGCTCGCGCTCGTGTTCCTTGAGTTCGCCTGGGACATCGTTCCGCTCGGTGCCTGGTTCGTCGCCAACGGCTTTCAGGTCCCGCCGGGCCTGTTCAGCGGCGCGCCGATGCCCGACTGGGTCGCGTTCCTCGCGAGCATGCCGCCCAGCTCAGCCTACCTGAACGCCGTCGGCGGCGTCCTCACGGGCTCGATGAGCGGTGCCGGCCCGTGGTACCTCTCGCAGTGGGCCAGCCTGGTCGTCCTCGGCATCTGGGGGATCGTCCCCGTCGTCGTCGGCTACCTGCGCTACGACCGCGCCGATCTCTAG
- a CDS encoding DUF998 domain-containing protein: MFFLVLSAQFMTAIMLAAAMAPDYDFGAGAISDLGVFPETALLFNGSLVLVGALNVLGGVYFYRAHGKRWLLSLFVLAGIGAVGTGLVPLDVSDAHGLFALIAFLFFNVQAIGTATWLDGPMRVLSILAGAIGLAFLVLMAIGDAGTTAAFGPIGHGGTERMIVYPVMIWLVAFGGYLLGADESVAR, from the coding sequence ATGTTCTTCCTCGTGCTCTCGGCCCAGTTCATGACCGCTATCATGCTGGCGGCCGCGATGGCACCCGACTACGACTTCGGGGCCGGCGCGATCAGCGACCTGGGCGTGTTCCCGGAGACGGCGCTGTTGTTCAACGGCTCGCTCGTCCTCGTGGGCGCGCTCAACGTCCTCGGGGGCGTGTACTTCTACCGGGCCCACGGCAAGCGGTGGCTCCTGTCGCTGTTCGTGCTGGCCGGCATCGGTGCGGTCGGGACCGGACTCGTCCCGCTGGACGTCAGTGACGCCCACGGGCTGTTCGCACTCATCGCGTTCCTGTTCTTCAACGTTCAGGCGATCGGAACCGCGACGTGGCTCGACGGACCGATGCGCGTGCTCTCGATCCTGGCCGGCGCGATCGGCCTGGCCTTCCTCGTCCTCATGGCAATTGGTGACGCTGGGACCACGGCCGCGTTCGGGCCGATCGGCCACGGCGGCACCGAGCGGATGATCGTCTATCCGGTCATGATCTGGCTGGTCGCCTTCGGCGGCTACCTGCTCGGCGCGGACGAGTCAGTGGCGCGATGA
- the rtcA gene encoding RNA 3'-terminal phosphate cyclase, whose amino-acid sequence MLTIDGSDGGGQLLRTSLSLAVITDRPVRIESIRGSRPKPGLKPQHLAAVELLAEYCDADLEGAALGSETLTFEPGDVRRQTLSVDIGTAGSVTLLLDTVLPLATVIDDPLTVTAIGGTDVKWSPPVAYLQHVKLPLLARFGLDAELEVDRVGFYPKGGGDVTLGMSPSSLSPIDLDARGSLRAVDVYSTASVDLEDSDVADRQADRVRERLDGAGVPIGERTVEYVETRSTGSSLVVRARYDRTLAGFDALGEPGRPSETVADLALEDFEQFREIDAAVDRHMADQLLAFLVIAGGRVAVPELTDHVRTHRSLLSEFGYDVSIDSGDETVLLTSAGHDPA is encoded by the coding sequence ATGCTCACGATCGACGGCTCCGACGGCGGGGGGCAGCTCCTGCGGACGAGTCTCTCGCTTGCGGTGATCACCGACCGACCGGTCCGGATCGAGTCGATCCGCGGCTCGCGTCCGAAGCCGGGGCTCAAACCCCAGCACCTCGCGGCGGTCGAACTCCTCGCCGAGTACTGCGACGCCGACCTCGAGGGGGCCGCTCTCGGCTCGGAGACGCTGACCTTCGAGCCCGGCGACGTGCGCCGGCAGACGCTGTCGGTCGATATCGGGACCGCCGGGAGCGTGACGCTGCTGCTCGATACTGTCCTGCCACTGGCGACCGTGATCGACGACCCGCTCACGGTGACGGCGATCGGCGGTACGGACGTCAAGTGGTCCCCGCCTGTGGCGTATCTCCAGCACGTCAAACTCCCGTTGCTCGCCCGGTTCGGACTGGACGCCGAACTCGAGGTCGATCGGGTCGGCTTCTACCCGAAAGGCGGCGGGGACGTGACACTCGGGATGTCGCCGTCGTCGCTCTCGCCGATCGACCTCGACGCCCGCGGTTCGCTGCGGGCGGTCGACGTCTACTCGACAGCCTCGGTTGATCTCGAAGACAGCGACGTCGCGGATCGACAGGCCGATCGCGTCCGCGAGCGACTCGACGGGGCCGGCGTCCCGATCGGCGAACGGACGGTCGAGTACGTCGAGACCCGCTCGACGGGCTCGTCGCTCGTCGTCCGGGCGCGCTACGACCGGACGCTTGCCGGGTTCGACGCGCTCGGCGAACCCGGCCGTCCCTCCGAGACTGTGGCCGATCTGGCACTCGAAGACTTCGAGCAGTTCCGCGAGATCGACGCGGCCGTCGACCGACACATGGCCGATCAGCTGCTGGCGTTTCTCGTGATCGCCGGCGGTCGCGTCGCCGTTCCGGAACTCACCGATCACGTCCGGACCCACCGATCGCTGCTCTCGGAGTTCGGCTACGACGTCTCGATCGACTCGGGCGACGAGACCGTCCTTCTCACGTCGGCAGGTCACGATCCGGCTTGA
- a CDS encoding flavodoxin domain-containing protein, translated as MASFLIAYGTSEGQTEKVADRIAETIRERGHDATALDVKGEHDVTASNAVLVGSSIHVGKHQPAVAEFVTDHGAALSERPTGFFQVSLSSATDDEERRAEAAAYAEAFVEETGFDPDRIGLFGGALRYSKYGFLKRVMLKRIAAEATGDTDTSRDYEYTDWTEVEAFADDFAAFVEGRVGATALEE; from the coding sequence ATGGCTTCGTTTCTGATCGCATACGGAACCAGCGAGGGACAGACGGAGAAAGTCGCCGATCGGATCGCCGAGACGATCCGCGAGCGCGGTCACGACGCGACCGCACTGGACGTGAAGGGCGAACACGACGTGACGGCGTCGAACGCCGTGCTGGTCGGCTCGTCGATCCACGTCGGCAAACACCAGCCGGCCGTCGCCGAGTTCGTCACGGACCACGGAGCGGCGCTGTCGGAGCGACCGACCGGGTTCTTCCAGGTGTCGTTGTCCTCGGCGACCGACGACGAGGAGCGGCGAGCCGAGGCCGCGGCGTATGCCGAGGCGTTCGTCGAGGAGACCGGGTTCGACCCGGACCGGATCGGGCTGTTCGGCGGGGCGCTACGCTACTCGAAGTACGGCTTCCTCAAGCGGGTGATGCTCAAGCGGATCGCTGCGGAGGCGACCGGCGACACCGACACTTCCAGAGACTACGAGTACACCGACTGGACGGAGGTCGAGGCGTTCGCGGACGACTTCGCGGCGTTCGTCGAAGGGCGAGTGGGCGCGACCGCACTCGAGGAGTGA
- a CDS encoding bactofilin family protein → MKRQQAVSGGFVLLVAIAVVAGAFTGVAAAETRTGGTVVVEEGETIDGLSTFSGTVIVRGTVDGNLDGVAGTVVIEESGVVTGNLAVTAGSITVAGEVNGNVDVAGGSLTLAPTGTVDGDLNAGVGSIRLAGTVGGDATLGGDSITLAETASINGNVRYAENADFTNEGATVGGSISADPDIGADGFDLPDVPGWLFTGYAILVNLVLGAALLVAMPGFSRRVDETVSTEAAKSAGVGVLAALGIPIGLVLLAITVIGIPLTLAGFIVFALLAWVALLYGRIAVAAWALRQADIDNRWLALVAGIVGFGVLGRIPILGGLLSLATFLLGLGAISLVLVELRRGDGDGSEPATEPPIEPDDSDAGAI, encoded by the coding sequence ATGAAGCGTCAGCAAGCGGTCAGCGGGGGATTCGTGCTGCTGGTGGCGATCGCGGTCGTCGCGGGGGCGTTCACCGGCGTCGCGGCAGCCGAAACCAGAACGGGTGGGACAGTCGTCGTCGAAGAAGGGGAGACGATCGACGGGCTGTCGACGTTCAGCGGGACGGTCATCGTCCGCGGGACGGTCGACGGAAACCTCGACGGCGTCGCCGGGACGGTCGTCATCGAGGAGTCGGGCGTCGTCACCGGCAATCTCGCCGTGACCGCCGGGAGCATCACCGTCGCCGGCGAGGTGAACGGCAACGTCGACGTGGCGGGAGGGTCGTTGACGCTGGCACCGACCGGCACGGTCGACGGGGACCTGAACGCCGGGGTCGGCTCGATACGGCTCGCGGGAACGGTCGGCGGTGACGCGACGCTCGGCGGAGATTCGATCACGCTGGCGGAGACGGCCAGTATCAACGGCAACGTCAGGTACGCCGAGAACGCTGATTTCACTAACGAGGGGGCGACAGTCGGCGGCTCGATCAGCGCCGATCCCGATATCGGAGCGGACGGGTTCGATCTCCCGGACGTGCCGGGCTGGCTGTTTACCGGGTACGCGATCCTCGTCAACCTCGTGCTCGGTGCGGCGCTGCTCGTTGCGATGCCCGGCTTCTCCCGGCGCGTCGACGAGACGGTCAGCACCGAGGCGGCGAAGTCGGCGGGGGTCGGCGTGCTCGCGGCGCTGGGGATCCCGATCGGCCTCGTGTTGCTCGCGATCACGGTAATCGGCATCCCGCTGACGTTGGCTGGCTTCATCGTGTTCGCGCTGCTCGCGTGGGTCGCGCTGCTGTACGGCCGGATCGCGGTCGCCGCGTGGGCGCTCCGGCAGGCCGATATCGACAACCGGTGGCTCGCGCTCGTAGCCGGTATCGTCGGGTTCGGGGTGCTCGGCCGGATCCCGATCCTGGGCGGGTTGCTCAGCCTCGCGACGTTCCTGCTGGGGCTCGGCGCGATCTCGCTCGTGCTGGTCGAACTCCGGCGCGGGGACGGCGACGGGTCCGAGCCGGCGACCGAGCCGCCGATCGAACCTGACGACAGCGACGCTGGCGCGATCTGA